The following are encoded together in the Thunnus maccoyii chromosome 18, fThuMac1.1, whole genome shotgun sequence genome:
- the natd1 gene encoding protein NATD1 has translation MAQAAQAFDANSQIQVEHDRKRRQFVIRLNGSHDRAVLLYEYVGKKTVDLQHTEVPDAYRGRGIAKHLAKAAMDFVVEEDLKAHLTCWYIQKYVKENPQPQYFEHIYQ, from the exons ATGGCACAGGCAGCCCAAGCCTTCGACGCAAACTCTCAGATCCAGGTGGAGCACGATAGAAAGCGTcggcagtttgtcataagacTCAATG GATCTCACGATCGAGCAGTTCTTTTGTATGAATATGTTGGGAAGAAGACGGTGGACTTGCAACACACTGAAGTTCCAGATGCTTACAGGGGGAGAGGAATTGCCAAACACCTGGCCAAG GCAGCCATGGATTTTGTGGTGGAAGAGGATCTGAAGGCCCACTTGACCTGTTGGTACATTCAGAAATACGTCAAAGAAAATCCTCAGCCTCAGTACTTCGAACATATTTATCAATGA
- the LOC121884614 gene encoding trichohyalin: protein MPMKQRWHETLVNTKTNKPTQKKVGKDLAALTAPASSGGKQAGSSMSKPGISCGGSNSLSSRDGDLVATGSKTGGSLKRGTTGHQSTRQASHPTRPAFRLCSSRSFSSLNTSSFTAAPFMRSSRSLSRLDRRSVGDDSDYAGTSSQVKRRQSSEKTVLDCGQLSSSEDQIRDNKDQCHEDNAEKMEIRTTSEPLESSSSACHHHYNKVKKEPDLLDFKKGWMMQQDTYGQWQKYWFVLTDQILRFYKDSVAEEAAEVDGEINLSTCFDITDYPAQKNCGFQIHTRDGVHTLCAVTTDMRCNWVQAVLKSVKPTLTPDVTNSLLEHNAHQKSQQPDSQAAEVFWKEKETQLQPEREQSSADGSSASSTVSFSHPSSLSATTTPSPISPTHQEGEGVSCHQCPLLVGTTQTAGVTSRLEGGGSDSSTSTVALSNDECLDEHSNMQSEIEQYSQQVKTTTQKEEKRVTINTSCECTEEKEKLPCEQQTGQLVKELEQTQRELSRLQQLNRNLQDELQQEKKINSRERIRPQNELLKNSNLSSEQALALQQLHKINRDLRFELEAQKRSQEEARETELQRRADLLAQQAQLLVTGDATALAQVHLEQDRRRFHEQQVEWEHCMASLKSQLNVSEEQRREAEARLMQLQQELQSYHDLQQEADQLQKRLQDMATQLRDNEEAQTQKEARLQKHLMLLQASQDRERRSLAASLAQTEERSQDLQERLDRAEQQVESLNKSQTLTREIEEAQQQLQEEMACTVSAVQRLQEEREQLDRRCQELHNQLSEADGEVGRLQSRLKTEETHYYNLEHSYESVSEELQLALGKVQQRESETQDMREGYERLLDTKEQELNEVLLKMEVLGNSLEETEVKLNEVLKVCICGSSQLKDESSDPAQHNERQQQTTEALAVNNSRPKAMDDGQFSNSSTDINVQINGNHSHADHARARSRSIDASYQYIVTAGDDPERFMSVIQLLETKLYVTEEKLRDITHRLEEHQNHNSCQDPHLCSQLTQSRATAQHLSLVLHSQAKQSQRFAQETENRCRMLVDRFQVALNIILACRERLQTRQTGTTVDMTDFERQLAAVAACLQQGEREAGKQQRESHNASKVEDKILSDKTLVGAESNVSANTLPSENDMETVAKCLTRELVVVGKMVSVLQSRSGFGQLSSVPREGEGDVAHRYKSIISQIIALKTEKKTQSGREECDSHESLESAIGRACAEAELIYAAFRFQQQYESKTQVNNQEVELLREGLADISPPELASYEEQVKGESRGLEGAAKPLDKDEFVDKKVKAEKEPDWLERLISRLQKRSKFLCQLCQEISDSNGLAYSKDDNWGNYTAVDLNWMQEQAKLIYLSDRLHLDLEQELQQSEALQGKVQALSQQQDISLMDEQEAFNHTLYQLQEDNSVLREELERAEQRIISVETGNQRLLQDIQKIEDYHEERMQKLETEFREKIRELQQIHEEEMRHLHCYYSKSCFSKEKLTERASSPPDQTIKASCDQGFPAMEETHRKLIGDLQQQHQREVAALQKEKDQLLQEETSATMAAIVAMRRAHKEELEKSRRSQHIKESADITQLHSEYEKGIQLLRKELEMLSLQHTQKCLENSQLSQELQDERKSLMQYQKENQELKKKQRETEDVSRLHFSLNRKQSHAASQAKDFYEMEVILRAREAEMHFLRQEACSLREELKIARMDKIYAQNKLKALYTTSQDDDVTWPPSRNVSAQNLDDTVTNSSNAAFLKKTDKSSLTRQIRGVRSKSLKEGLSAQERMKLFDSF, encoded by the exons ATGCCCATGAAGCAAAG GTGGCATGAGACCCTGGTAAACACTAAAACCAACAAACCAACACAGAAGAAAGTGGGAAAG GACCTGGCAGCATTAACGGCTCCTGCTTCAAGTGGAGGTAAACAGGCTGGCAGCAGTATGTCTAAACCCGGTATTAGTTGTGGAGGGAGCAACAGCCTCAGCAGCAGAGATGGTGACTTGGTTGCCACCGGCAGTAAGACTGGTGGCAGTTTGAAAAGAGGCACCACTGGCCACCAGAGTACCAGACAAGCATCTCACCCAACCAGACCAGCTTTCCGTCTCTGCAGCAGTCGCAGCTTTTCATCCCTCAACACCTCCTCCTTCACTGCTGCTCCGTTCATGAGAAGCAGTCGCTCTCTCAGCAGACTCGACCGAAGATCCGTCGGAGATG ATTCAGACTATGCAGGTACAAGTTCACAAGTAAAGAGAAGACAATCCTCAGAAAAGACAGTCCTGGATTGTGGCCAGCTGTCCTCCTCTGAGGATCAAATCAG GGATAACAAAGACCAGTGTCATGAGGATAATgctgaaaaaatggaaataagaaCTACATCTGAGCCATTGGAGAGTTCTTCCTCTGCCTGTCATCATCACTACaacaaagtaaagaaagag CCTGACCTTCTCGACTTTAAGAAAGGATGGATGATGCAGCAGGATACATATGGACAG TGGCAGAAATACTGGTTTGTCCTGACCGACCAAATCCTGAGATTCTACAAAGATTCAGTTGCTGAGGAG GCAGCTGAGGTGGATGGTGAGATAAACTTGTCCACATGTTTTGACATCACAGACTACCCGGCTCAGAAGAACTGTGGTTTTCAAATTCAT ACCAGAGATGGAGTGCACACACTTTGTGCCGTGACTACTGACATGAGATGCAACTGGGTCCAGGCAGTGTTGAAGAGTGTGAAGCCCACACTTACACCTGACGTCACAAA CTCCCTTTTGGAGCATAACGCTCATCAGAAATCACAGCAACCAGACTCACAGGCAGCTGAGGTTTTCTGGAAAGAGAAGGAGACTCAActgcagccagagagagagcaaagctCTGCTGATGGAAGCTCTGCATCATCCACAGTCTCCTTTTCTCATCCGTCTTCACTCTCCGCCACCACGACTCCATCTCCCATCAGTCCTACACACCAGGAGGGTGAAGGCGTTTCTTGTCATCAGTGTCCACTTCTTGTTGGAACCACACAGACCG CAGGTGTGACATCACGTCTTGAAGGAGGCGGAAGCGACAGCTCTACATCAACAGTGGCACTGTCAAATGATGAGTGTCTTGATGAACATTCAAACATGCAGAGTGAAATTGAGCAGTACAGCCAGCAAGTTAAAACCACCACCCAAAAGGAGGAGAAACGGGTAACAATAAACACCAGCTGCGAGTGCAcggaagagaaggaaaaactgCCCTGTGAGCAGCAAACTGGGCAACTTGTCAAAGAG CTGGAGCAAACGCAGAGGGAATTGTCTCGTCTCCAGCAGTTAAACAGGAATCTGCAAGATGAgctacaacaagaaaaaaagattaattcaAGGGAAAGGATTCGTCCACAG AATGAGCTACTTAAAAACTCCAACTTGTCATCGGAACAAGCACTGGCTTTACAGCAACTGCATAAGATAAACCGTGACCTCCGCTTTGAGCTGGAAGCACAAAAGAGGAGTCAGGAGGAAGCCAGGGAAACTGAACTACAGCGAAGAGCAGATCTCTTAGCTCAACAAGCACAGTTACTGGTCACAGGTGACGCCACAGCACTTGCACAAGTCCATCTGGAGCAAGATCGCCGACGGTTTCATGAGCAGCAGGTGGAATGGGAGCATTGCATGGCCTCCTTGAAGTCCCAGCTGAATGTCAGTGAGGAACAGAGGAGGGAGGCTGAGGCCCGCTtgatgcagctgcagcaggagttGCAGAGTTACCACGATCTACAACAGGAGGCAGATCAGCTGCAAAAACGTCTCCAAGACATGGCAACTCAGCTTCGTGACAATGAGGAAGCACAGACTCAAAAAGAGGCTCGCCTGCAGAAGCACCTCATGCTCCTTCAAGCGAGTCAGGACAGAGAACGGAGGAGCTTGGCTGCAAGCCTGGCACAGACTGAGGAACGCTCGCAAGACCTTCAGGAGAGACTGGACAGGGCTGAGCAGCAGGTGGAGAGCCTGAATAAGAGTCAGACATTGACAAGGGAAATTGAAGAGGCTCAGCAACAGCTACAAGAGGAGATGGCATGCACGGTATCTGCTGTGCAGAGGCtccaagaggagagagagcagctggaCCGTCGCTGTCAAGAGCTGCACAACCAGCTGTCTGAGGCAGATGGGGAAGTAGGCAGGCTGCAGAGCCGCTTGAAAACCGAAGAGACACACTACTACAATCTTGAACACTCATATGAGAGTGTttctgaggagctgcagctggcCTTGGGAAAGGTGCAGCAAAGGGAGTCTGAAACACAGGACATGCGAGAAGGCTACGAAAGACTCCTTGACACGAAGGAGCAAGAGCTGAATGAAGTTTTGTTGAAGATGGAGGTCTTAGGTAACAGCCTGGAGGAGACAGAGGTGAAGCTGAACGAAGTGTTGAAAGTTTGTATCTGTGGCTCTTCTCAGCTGAAGGATGAGTCTTCAGATCCTGCTCAGCATAATGAGAGACAACAGCAGACAACTGAGGCTCTTGCCGTAAACAACAGCAGGCCAAAGGCAATGGACGATGGTCAGTTTTCTAACAGTTCAACTGACATAAATGTTCAGATAAACGGCAACCACTCTCATGCAGACCACGCAAGAGCCCGGTCTCGCTCCATTGACGCATCATACCAGTACATTGTCACAGCAGGAGATGACCCAGAGAGGTTTATGTCTGTAATCCAGTTACTTGAAACCAAGCTTTATGTGACAGAGGAGAAGCTACGGGATATCACGCACAGACTGGAAGAACACCAGAATCACAACAGCTGCCAGGACCCCCACCTTTGCTCCCAGCTCACTCAGAGCCGAGCCACTGCTCAGCACCTCAGTCTGGTGCTTCACAGTCAGGCCAAGCAGAGCCAGCGCTTTGCCCAGGAGACAGAGAACCGTTGCAGGATGTTGGTTGACCGGTTTCAGGTTGCACTGAACATCATACTAGCCTGCAGGGAGAGGCTTCAAACCAGACAAACCGGCACCACAGTTGATATGACTGACTTTGAGAGGCAACTAGCTGCTGTTGCTGCCTGCCTTcagcaaggagagagagaggcagggaaaCAGCAGCGTGAGTCACATAATGCCAGCAaagtggaggacaaaatccTCAGTGATAAGACATTAGTTGGAGCTGAGAGCAATGTTAGTGCTAACACGCTACCCTCAGAGAATGACATGGAAACTGTTGCAAAGTGTTTAACAAGAGAACTAGTTGTAGTAGGAAAAATGGTGTCTGTCCTTCAGAGTCGAAGTGGCTTTGGCCAGCTATCTTCAGTGCCAAGAGAAGGTGAAGGGGATGTTGCACACAGGTACAAAAGCATAATCTCCCAAATAATAGccttaaaaactgaaaaaaagactCAGTCAGGAAGAGAAGAATGTGACAGCCATGAATCGTTAGAAAGTGCCATTGGCAGAGCCTGTGCTGAAGCAGAGCTCATTTATGCTGCCTTCAGATTTCAGCAGCAATATGAGAGCAAGACTCAAGTAAATAATCAAGAAGTGGAGCTTCTAAGGGAGGGACTGGCAGACATCAGTCCTCCAGAGTTGGCTTCTTATGAAGAGCAAGTGAAGGGAGAAAGCAGAGGTTTAGAAGGAGCTGCAAAGCCACTTGACAAGGAcgaatttgttgacaaaaaggtAAAGGCAGAGAAAGAGCCAGACTGGTTAGAGAGACTTATATCCCGGCTGCAAAAAAGGTCAAAATTCTTATGCCAACTCTGCCAGGAGATCTCTGATAGCAACGGACTAGCATATAGTAAGGATGACAACTGGGGAAATTATACTGCTGTAGACCTGAATTGGATGCAGGAGCAGGCAAAGTTGATTTATCTGTCAGACAGGCTGCACTTAGATTTAGAGCAGGAGTTGCAGCAAAGTGAGGCATTACAGGGCAAAGTGCAAGCTTTGAGCCAACAGCAGGATATCTCATTAATGGATGAGCAGGAGGCTTTTAATCACACCTTATATCAGCTTCAGGAGGACAACAGTGTCCTAAGAGAAGAACTAGAGCGTGCTGAGCAAAGGATAATATCTGTGGAGACCGGGAACCAGAGACTCCTACAAGACATACAGAAAATTGAGGATTACCACGAGGAGCGGATGCAAAAACTGGAAACTGAGTTTCGAGAGAAAATAAGGGAACTGCAGCAGATTCATGAAGAGGAGATGAGACACTTGCATTGTTACTACTCCAAGTCTTGTTTTTCTAAAGAGAAACTGACTGAAAGAGCCTCCTCCCCACCAGACCAGACCATAAAG GCATCTTGTGATCAAGGTTTCCCTGCTATGGAGGAAACGCACAGGAAGCTGATAGGTGATCTGCAGCAACAGCATCAGAGGGAAGTTGCAGCACTTCAGAAGGAGAAAgaccagctgctgcaggaagagACATCTGCCACAATGGCAG CCATTGTAGCAATGAGAAGAGCCCATAAAGAGGAACTGGAGAAAAGCCGACGGTCTCAACACATCAAGGAGAGTGCTGACATAACACAACTACACTCCGAATATGA GAAGGGGATCCAGTTATTGCGCAAGGAGCTCGAGATGTTGTCGCTTCAGCACACTCAGAAATGCCTGGAAAACTCTCAGCTGAGTCAAGAGCTGCAAGATGAGAGAAAATCCTTGATGCAATACCAGAAAGAAAACCAAGAGCTCAAAAAGAAGCAG agagagacagaagacgTGTCTCGCCTTCATTTCTCGCTAAATAGGAAACAGTCCCATGCAGCTTCACAAGCAAAAGACTTCTATGAGATGGAG GTGATTCTGCGGGCAAGGGAAGCAGAGATGCACTTTCTCAGACAGGAAGCTTGTTCTCTCAGGGAAGAGTTAAAGATTGCTCGAATG GACAAAATATATGCCCAAAACAAGCTCAAGGCCCTCTATACAACCAGCCAGGATGATGATGTTACTTGGCCTCCCAGTAGAAACGTCTCAGCACAGAACCTCG aTGACACTGTGACAAACTCAAGTAATGCTGCTTTTctgaagaaaacagacaaatcatCCCTCACACGTCAAATCAGAGGAGTGAGATCAAAG AGTTTGAAAGAGGGCCTCTCTGCCCAAGAGAGAATGAAGCTGTTTGATTCATTCTGA
- the kcnj12b gene encoding ATP-sensitive inward rectifier potassium channel 12, which produces MSVGRAHHHSFISCEEEGLRLSNMPAVGSFGNGKIHTRRKYHTRFVSKAGQCNIHFSNMDEKSQRYISDIFTTCVDIRWRYMFLLFSLVFVVSWLTFGLGFWLIGHLHGDMDHPGGDDSFVPCVMQVNTFVAAFLFSIETQTTIGYGSRCVTEECPAAVFMVVFQSIMGCIIDAFMIGAIMAKMARPKKRAETLLFSHNAVIAMRDGKLCFMFRVANLRKSHIVEAHVRAQLVKPRYTEEGEYIPLDQIDMNVGYDKGTDRLFLVAPLTVIHEIDEESPLFGISKQDLETSDFEIVIILEGLVEATAMTTQARSSYLPSEILWGHRFEPLIFEEKNQYRIDYAYFHKTFEVPSTPRCSAKDIEERKFPTSGANSFCYENELAFISRDEEEEGDMEKEEGRMCSSVHTTPRHDQTSSRRESEI; this is translated from the coding sequence ATGAGTGTGGGAAGGGCCCACCACCACAGCTTCATTTCCTGTGAAGAAGAAGGCCTGAGACTAAGTAACATGCCTGCTGTGGGCAGCTTCGGCAATGGCAAGATCCACACGAGACGCAAATACCACACTCGGTTTGTCAGCAAGGCTGGACAATGCAACATCCATTTCTCAAACATGGATGAGAAGTCACAGCGgtacatttctgatattttcacaACTTGTGTGGACATTCGCTGGCGATACATGTTCCTGCTGTTTAGCCTGGTGTTTGTGGTGTCCTGGCTAACGTTCGGCTTGGGATTCTGGCTCATCGGCCACCTACATGGTGACATGGACCATCCTGGAGGGGACGACAGTTTTGTTCCCTGTGTCATGCAGGTCAACACCTTTGTGGCAGCTTTCCTGTTCTCCATTGAGACCCAAACAACCATCGGATATGGATCTCGCTGTGTGACCGAGGAATGCCCTGCTGCTGTCTTCATGGTGGTCTTTCAGTCCATCATGGGCTGCATCATCGATGCCTTCATGATTGGTGCAATCATGGCCAAGATGGCAAGGCCCAAAAAGCGTGCAGAGACTCTACTGTTCAGCCACAATGCCGTCATCGCCATGCGTGATGGGAAGTTGTGCTTCATGTTTAGGGTTGCAAATCTAAGGAAAAGCCACATAGTGGAGGCTCACGTCAGAGCCCAGCTGGTGAAGCCTCGTTACACAGAGGAAGGAGAGTATATCCCTCTGGATCAGATTGACATGAATGTAGGCTATGACAAAGGCACAGACCGCCTGTTTCTGGTTGCACCCCTCACTGTCATTCACGAGATTGATGAGGAAAGTCCACTATTTGGCATCAGCAAGCAAGATCTGGAAACATCGGACTTTGAGATAGTAATCATACTTGAAGGTTTGGTTGAGGCCACAGCCATGACGACGCAGGCACGCAGCTCTTACCTGCCCTCAGAGATCCTTTGGGGTCATCGCTTTGAGCCCCTCATCTTCGAGGAGAAGAACCAGTACAGGATAGATTACGCCTACTTTCACAAAACATTCGAAGTACCATCCACCCCAAGATGCAGTGCCAAGGACATAGAGGAGAGAAAGTTCCCAACGTCTGGTGCCAACTCCTTCTGCTATGAGAACGAGCTGGCCTTCATCAgcagggatgaggaggaggagggagacatggagaaagaggaaggcAGGATGTGTTCATCAGTGCATACCACACCTAGAC